AACTATATTCTTTGGATTACTTGGATCCCTTGCTGCTAATACTAGTATTCACCCATATGCACTTGCTATGGCTAGTGGAATGGGAAGTGGATCTATGATGACTGCTGCATCTCAATCTCTTGCTGCTAGTGTTCCTGGAATGCAAGATGAAATCCTTGCTTACGCAGCAACTTCAAATATTATGACAAGTATAACAGGACTTTACATGGTATTGTTTGTTTCTTTACCACTTGCTAATAAACTTTATGCATTTTATACAAAAATATTTGGTATTAAAGAAGATTCTAAAAAAGAAGAGGTGAAATAATAATGGTAAAATCTATGGACGAAATAAAAATATTTGTATTATGTGGAATAACAGCTTTCATAGCTCAATTTGTTAATTCTAGAGGATCTATGGATCTTGGAAAAGGATTTATAGGAATACTATTAATAATTATTGTCTCTTTTATAGCAATGAAAATAAAAGCAAGAATTCCTTTAAAAATACCTGCCTTTGCATGGGCATCATTACTAGCTTTTATAATAACTACTCCTATTAGTCCAATTCAAGGTTTCTTTATTGATATGACTAAAGGATTTGGTTACTCTGCAGTTTCCACAGTTATACTTGGTGCTGCTGGAATATCAGTTGGTAATAAATTAAATGACATTAAAAAATTAAGTTGGAAAATAGTTTTAATATCACTAGTTGTTTTTACAGGAACTTTCTTTGGTTCTGCATTAATAGCTCAAGCTGTACTTAAAGCTCAAGGAATTATTTAATAGGAAACAATTTAAAAATGGAGATGACATATAATGACAAAAGAAGAATTAAAACAACATGTTTTAAAAACTATTGATGAAAACAAGGATTTAATCCTTAACATTGGAAGGGAAATTTATAAAAATCCAGAATTTGGATACAAAGAATTTGAAACTACTAAAAGAGTTGCTAATTTTTTAAAAAATGAATTAAATTTAGAACCTGAAAATAATATAGCCTATACTGGATGTAGAGCTAGATTAAATTCTGAAAAAGCTGGTCCTAAAATAGCCATCCTTGGAGAACTTGATGGAATTTCTTGTAATGAACATGTTGATGCTTTGGAAAATGGAGCAAGTCACACTTGTGGGCATAATATCCAAATTGCTGGAATGCTTGGAGTGGCAATTGGTTTAATTAAATCAGGAGCCTACAAGGAACTTGATGGAAAAATAGATTTCATAGCTACCCCTGCAGAGGAATTTGTTCAACTAGAATATAGAAGCAAATTAAAAGCAGAGGGAAAAATAAAATTTTTCGGTGGAAAACAAGAACTTATTTCAAAGGGAGCCTTTGATGATGTTAACATGAGTATCATGTTCCATGCTCAAGATCTTCAAGATAAAAAAGTTTTAGTTGGACCTGTTAGTAATGGATTCATTGGAAAACAAATTAAATTCATAGGAAAGGAAGCCCATGCAGGTTCTGCTCCCTATGATGGAATCAATGCTTTAAATGCTGCAATGCTTGCAATTAATAATGTTAATGCCCAAAGGGAAACTTTCAAAGAGGAAGATAGAGTTAGATTTCATCCAATTATAACTAAAGGTGGAGATATTGTAAATGTTGTTCCTGCAGATGTTAGAATGGAATCCTATGTTAGAGCAAGAACTATTAACAGTATGCTTGATGCAAATAAAAAAGTTAATAGAGGATTAATAGCTGGAGCAATGGCAGTTGGAGCTAATATTGAGATAACTGAGTTACCTGGATATTTACCAATATTAAGACACGATAACATGGAAGCTGTTTTAAAAGAAAATCTTAACTATATGGGAATTAAAAATGAAGAAATAGTTGATGGAGGAGATTTTACAGGATCCTTTGATTTTGGAGATGTTTCTCATATTATGCCTACACTTCATCCTATGTTCGGTGGAATAACTGGAGCTCTACATACAAGAACTTATAAAATAGTAGAAGAAGAAAGAGCTTATTTATATCCTGCAAAGGCAATGGCTTTAACTGTTATAGATTTATTATTTGATAAGGCTAAAAAGGCCAATGAAATTTTAAAAGATTTTAAACCTCTTATGACAAAGGAAGAATATTTAGAATTTATGAATTCAATTGATAATACAATAAAAAAATAAGATATATTAGAAAGGTCACCTAAGGGTGATCTTTTTTTTATTATTTATAACTTGAGTTATTATAAAATATTTGATAGTATAGAGTGAGATATAATGTGTGTTTATTAAAAATATTTAGGAGGATTTTGTGGATAAAAATATTAAAAAGGGAATAATATTTGTTATTATTTCAGCTCTTTCTTTTACTACTATGGGACTCTTTATTAGACTTAGTGGAGACTTGCCTGTAATGCAAAAATCTGTTTTTAGAAATGCTATTTCAGCTTTATTTGCATTTGTTATTTTAATGAGAGAAAAAAATTTAGTTATGAAAATAGAACCTAAGGCTCTAGGAACTTTAATTTTTAGATCTTCCTTTGGAACTCTTGGAATTCTTTGTAATTATTATGCTGTGGATCATTTACTATTATCAGATGCAACTATGCTGTTACAACTTAGTCCATTTTTTGCAATTATTTTTAGTTTTCTAATTTTAAAGGAAAGGGTAGTTACAAAACAAATATTAATAGTGGTGTTTGCTTTTATTGGAGCTTTATTTGTAATAAAACCTTCATTTTCTTCAATTAGTTTAATACCTTCTTTAGCAGGTGTTTGTGGGGGAATGTCTGCAGGGCTTGCCTATACATTTGTTAGAAAATTGGGTAAAATGGGAATTGGTGGCCCATTTATAGTTTTCTTTTTCTCAGCATTTTCTTGTTTGAGTATTTTACCCTTTGCTGCTATGTCCTATGTTCCAATGACAACAGCTCAAATTATTTATCTTTTATTTGCTGGATTATTTGCATGTGCAGGACAATTTTCAATGACAACTGCATACTACAGTGCCCCTGCAAAGGATATATCAGTTTACAACTATTCAAGTATAATATTTGCTGCTATCCTTGGCTTTACTTTCCTAGGACAAATACCAGATATATTTAGTGTAATTGGATATATTATTATTTTAATAATGGCCTATACTATGTTTAAATTTAACCAATCTAAAGAATAATAATTTAAATATAGTTATAAAATATAAGAAGAGGGAAAATTAATTTTCCCTCTTCTTATTTATATTATTTGATTATTTTTTATCATATTTATTATAGCTCACTTTACCAAAGTTTAAATCTTTTTCTGTGTATTCAGGTTTTTCCTCATTAGAGTAACCTATTGCAACTACTGCAAATAACACTAGGTTTTCTGGAATAGGAACTATTTTTCTAAAAAATTCTTCTGAACTTTGATTATCCACAGCTTGTCTACCTACCATATGTACCCAACAAGAACCTAATCCTAAATCATAGGCTTTTAATCCTATTGTATGTGTGGCAACAGATCCATCTTCAAGTAGTGTAGAGGCCTTATCCTTATTAACTAAAATTGCAATTGCTGCAGTTGCAGTTTCAAGTGATATTCCACCACGGGGCTTAATTCCAGATAATTTTTTAACTTCTTCCCTTGTATCAAAAACAATAAATTCGCAAGGGTCTTTACCTAAACCACTTGGAGCCTTTAGAGCTGCTTTTATAATTTCATCCAATGCTTCTTTTTCCACTGGAATATCTTTAAATTTTCTAATACTTCTTTTTCCTAAAAAATTCATACTTCTCCTTTATTCTACTATATTTATTC
The nucleotide sequence above comes from Fusobacterium sp. IOR10. Encoded proteins:
- a CDS encoding DMT family transporter → MDKNIKKGIIFVIISALSFTTMGLFIRLSGDLPVMQKSVFRNAISALFAFVILMREKNLVMKIEPKALGTLIFRSSFGTLGILCNYYAVDHLLLSDATMLLQLSPFFAIIFSFLILKERVVTKQILIVVFAFIGALFVIKPSFSSISLIPSLAGVCGGMSAGLAYTFVRKLGKMGIGGPFIVFFFSAFSCLSILPFAAMSYVPMTTAQIIYLLFAGLFACAGQFSMTTAYYSAPAKDISVYNYSSIIFAAILGFTFLGQIPDIFSVIGYIIILIMAYTMFKFNQSKE
- a CDS encoding nitroreductase family protein: MNFLGKRSIRKFKDIPVEKEALDEIIKAALKAPSGLGKDPCEFIVFDTREEVKKLSGIKPRGGISLETATAAIAILVNKDKASTLLEDGSVATHTIGLKAYDLGLGSCWVHMVGRQAVDNQSSEEFFRKIVPIPENLVLFAVVAIGYSNEEKPEYTEKDLNFGKVSYNKYDKK
- a CDS encoding amidohydrolase, whose amino-acid sequence is MTKEELKQHVLKTIDENKDLILNIGREIYKNPEFGYKEFETTKRVANFLKNELNLEPENNIAYTGCRARLNSEKAGPKIAILGELDGISCNEHVDALENGASHTCGHNIQIAGMLGVAIGLIKSGAYKELDGKIDFIATPAEEFVQLEYRSKLKAEGKIKFFGGKQELISKGAFDDVNMSIMFHAQDLQDKKVLVGPVSNGFIGKQIKFIGKEAHAGSAPYDGINALNAAMLAINNVNAQRETFKEEDRVRFHPIITKGGDIVNVVPADVRMESYVRARTINSMLDANKKVNRGLIAGAMAVGANIEITELPGYLPILRHDNMEAVLKENLNYMGIKNEEIVDGGDFTGSFDFGDVSHIMPTLHPMFGGITGALHTRTYKIVEEERAYLYPAKAMALTVIDLLFDKAKKANEILKDFKPLMTKEEYLEFMNSIDNTIKK